The following proteins come from a genomic window of Streptomyces liliiviolaceus:
- a CDS encoding sacsin N-terminal ATP-binding-like domain-containing protein codes for MSNFVRPAAEGADPFGTARLRRGVLDAWATSPARFREDANSEEDLVLGGYRDRLVVELAQNASDAASRAGVPGRLRLTLRDGVLAAANTGAPLDATGVESLSTLRASAKRDESDSAVGRFGVGFAAVLAVTDEPALLGRHGGVRWSLAEARDLATGIARHSPGLGDELRRRDGHVPLLRLPFAAEGSAPDPYDSVVVLPLRDPAAEALAERLLDGVDDALLLALPGLAEVVVESGDGGVRTIRRRTEEDGGGVVVDDSRDGTTRWRTVSAHGALEPALLADRPVEERLRPHWSVTWAVPVDADGTPGRPRTGPVVHAPTPSDEPLGVPALLIASLPLDTTRRHAAPGPLTDFLVQRAAEAYVELLAAWRPVTEGIIGLVPGPLGKGELDGALRQAILERLPRTAFLPPAAAPAEPAAPVDGSGGGDDADSDTGLPEALRPRDAEVAEGAGAETVRVLAEVLPSLLPAGLERRAELRTLGVARVPLAEVVDRLAGLEKAPEWWRRLYDSLAGVDPDRLSGLPVPLADGRTTIGPRQVLLPTADGAATTATTATTAGAAPDALARLGLKVAHPDAVHPLLEKLGALPATARAVLTTPQVRAAVAGSLDDDRGAWDDDTTPDAEELADTVLALVRDADLEPGDEPWLGALALPDDEGELVPAGELVLPGSPFAQVMREDELASVDPELAERWGEQPLAACGVLANFTLVRATDVVLDPDELEPKDGDFAEPDDAGLLDAVDVWCEDALDGLPDSPVPPVATEIVAVRDLDLVDDDRWPEALALLSRPPLRDALTQPVRVLLPDGTHEIIRSYTAWWLRGHPVLDGRRPAGLRAEGGDPLLHGLYDAADAAGFDDEQVLRALGVRTSVAALLAEPGGAAELLDRLADPDREVSAAQLHALYGALADLDPDQVTLPDELRAVVDGEVRVVDAADAVVVDSPDLLPFTAGTPLLPVRPARAADLAELFQVRRLSESVTGEVTSEGAEHDVPESVRVLLGPSTPATYVEHEELVVDGTELDWRRTRDGVLHAATLEGVAAGLAWAAGQWPRRFEVAALLEDPSRTEELARDRWFD; via the coding sequence GTGAGCAACTTCGTGCGGCCGGCTGCCGAGGGCGCGGATCCGTTCGGGACGGCCCGGCTGCGACGCGGGGTGCTGGACGCCTGGGCGACCAGCCCGGCACGGTTCCGTGAGGACGCCAACTCCGAGGAGGACCTCGTTCTCGGCGGCTACCGCGACCGCCTCGTCGTGGAGCTCGCCCAGAACGCCTCCGACGCCGCCTCCCGCGCAGGCGTCCCCGGCCGCCTGCGCCTCACCCTGCGCGACGGAGTCCTCGCCGCCGCCAACACCGGCGCCCCCCTGGACGCCACCGGCGTCGAATCCCTCTCCACCCTGCGCGCCTCCGCCAAGCGCGACGAGAGCGACAGCGCGGTCGGCCGCTTCGGCGTCGGCTTCGCGGCCGTCCTCGCCGTCACCGACGAACCCGCCCTGCTGGGCCGGCACGGCGGCGTCCGCTGGTCCCTCGCCGAGGCCCGCGACCTCGCCACCGGCATCGCCCGCCACAGCCCCGGCCTCGGCGACGAACTGCGCCGCCGCGACGGCCACGTACCCCTGCTCAGGCTGCCGTTCGCGGCCGAGGGCTCCGCGCCGGACCCGTACGACAGTGTCGTCGTGCTGCCGCTGCGGGACCCCGCCGCCGAGGCGCTCGCGGAACGGCTCCTCGACGGTGTCGACGACGCCCTGCTGCTCGCCCTGCCCGGCCTGGCGGAAGTGGTCGTCGAGAGCGGCGACGGCGGCGTACGGACGATCCGGCGGCGTACCGAGGAGGACGGCGGCGGTGTGGTCGTCGATGACTCCCGTGACGGTACGACCCGCTGGCGCACCGTCTCCGCGCACGGTGCCCTGGAGCCCGCCCTGCTCGCCGACCGGCCCGTCGAGGAGCGCCTGCGCCCGCACTGGTCGGTCACCTGGGCCGTCCCGGTCGACGCGGACGGCACCCCGGGCCGCCCCCGTACCGGCCCCGTCGTGCACGCGCCCACGCCCAGCGACGAACCCCTCGGTGTGCCCGCGCTGCTCATCGCCTCGCTGCCGCTCGACACCACCCGCCGCCACGCGGCCCCGGGCCCGCTGACCGACTTCCTGGTGCAGCGCGCGGCGGAGGCGTACGTCGAACTGCTCGCCGCCTGGCGGCCCGTGACCGAGGGGATCATCGGCCTGGTGCCCGGCCCGCTCGGCAAGGGCGAGCTGGACGGGGCCCTGCGGCAGGCGATCCTCGAACGGCTGCCGCGTACCGCCTTCCTGCCGCCCGCGGCCGCACCGGCCGAACCGGCCGCACCGGTCGACGGGTCCGGCGGCGGCGACGACGCGGACTCCGACACCGGCCTGCCCGAGGCCCTGCGCCCCCGCGACGCCGAGGTGGCGGAGGGGGCGGGCGCCGAGACCGTACGGGTGCTCGCGGAGGTGCTGCCCAGCCTGCTGCCCGCCGGGCTCGAACGGCGGGCGGAACTGCGCACCCTCGGGGTCGCGCGGGTCCCGCTGGCCGAGGTCGTCGACCGGCTCGCGGGCCTGGAGAAGGCCCCCGAGTGGTGGCGGCGCCTGTACGACAGCCTCGCCGGGGTCGACCCGGACCGCCTCTCCGGGCTGCCGGTGCCGCTGGCCGACGGCCGGACGACGATCGGCCCCCGCCAGGTCCTGCTGCCCACCGCGGACGGCGCCGCGACCACGGCCACGACTGCGACCACGGCCGGGGCCGCGCCTGACGCCCTCGCCCGGCTCGGGCTCAAGGTAGCCCATCCGGACGCCGTCCATCCGCTCCTGGAGAAGCTGGGCGCCCTGCCCGCCACCGCGCGGGCCGTCCTGACCACCCCGCAGGTCCGCGCCGCCGTCGCCGGCTCCCTCGACGACGACCGGGGCGCCTGGGACGACGACACCACCCCGGACGCCGAGGAACTGGCCGACACCGTCCTCGCGCTCGTCCGGGACGCCGACCTCGAACCCGGCGACGAACCCTGGCTCGGCGCGCTCGCGCTCCCCGACGACGAGGGCGAACTCGTCCCCGCCGGTGAACTCGTCCTGCCCGGCAGCCCCTTCGCCCAGGTGATGCGCGAGGACGAACTCGCCTCCGTCGACCCCGAACTGGCCGAACGCTGGGGCGAGCAGCCCCTCGCCGCCTGCGGCGTCCTCGCGAACTTCACCCTCGTACGCGCCACGGACGTCGTCCTCGACCCCGACGAACTGGAGCCGAAGGACGGCGACTTCGCCGAACCCGACGACGCCGGGCTGCTCGACGCCGTGGACGTGTGGTGCGAGGACGCCCTGGACGGGCTGCCGGACTCACCCGTGCCGCCCGTCGCGACGGAGATCGTCGCCGTGCGCGACCTCGACCTCGTGGACGACGACCGCTGGCCCGAGGCCCTCGCCCTGCTCTCCCGCCCGCCGCTGCGGGACGCCCTCACCCAGCCGGTCCGCGTCCTGCTGCCGGACGGCACGCACGAGATCATCCGCTCGTACACCGCCTGGTGGCTGCGCGGGCATCCCGTCCTCGACGGCCGCCGCCCGGCCGGCCTGCGCGCCGAGGGCGGCGACCCGCTCCTGCACGGCCTGTACGACGCCGCCGACGCGGCCGGTTTCGACGACGAGCAGGTGCTGCGGGCCCTCGGCGTCCGTACGTCCGTGGCCGCGCTGCTCGCCGAACCGGGCGGCGCCGCCGAACTGCTCGACCGGCTCGCCGACCCCGACCGCGAGGTGTCCGCGGCCCAACTGCACGCCCTGTACGGCGCGCTGGCGGACCTCGACCCCGACCAGGTGACCCTCCCGGACGAGCTGCGGGCCGTGGTGGACGGCGAGGTGCGGGTCGTGGACGCGGCCGACGCCGTGGTCGTCGACTCGCCCGACCTGCTGCCCTTCACCGCGGGCACGCCCCTGCTCCCGGTACGGCCCGCGCGGGCCGCCGACCTCGCCGAACTGTTCCAGGTCCGGCGGCTGAGCGAGTCCGTCACCGGCGAGGTGACCAGCGAGGGCGCGGAACACGACGTACCGGAGTCCGTACGGGTTCTGCTGGGCCCCTCGACCCCCGCGACCTACGTCGAGCACGAGGAACTGGTCGTCGACGGCACCGAACTCGACTGGCGCCGCACCCGGGACGGGGTGCTGCACGCGGCCACGCTGGAGGGCGTCGCCGCGGGTCTCGCGTGGGCGGCCGGGCAGTGGCCCCGCCGCTTCGAGGTCGCCGCCCTGCTGGAGGACCCGTCCAGGACGGAGGAACTGGCGCGGGACCGCTGGTTCGACTGA
- a CDS encoding HAD family hydrolase: protein MGYMTSRVLTVGFDLDMTLIDSRPGIRACYQALSVRTGTFIDADLAVTRLGPPLAEELVNWFPAGEVEAMADVYREMYPTHAIAPTPAMAGAREAMTAVREAGGRAIVVTAKYEPNAKLHLSHLGIDADAVIGDLWAERKAEALREYDAGVYVGDHTGDVRGARTAGALSVAVATGPCDAEELRAAGADVVLKDLLEFPSWLATHR from the coding sequence ATGGGTTATATGACTTCTCGTGTGTTGACCGTCGGGTTTGACCTTGACATGACCCTTATTGACTCCCGGCCCGGGATCCGGGCCTGTTATCAGGCGCTTTCCGTGCGGACGGGGACCTTCATCGACGCCGATCTCGCCGTCACCCGGCTCGGGCCGCCGCTCGCGGAGGAGTTGGTCAACTGGTTTCCGGCCGGGGAGGTCGAGGCCATGGCGGACGTGTACCGGGAGATGTATCCCACCCACGCCATCGCCCCGACGCCCGCGATGGCCGGCGCCCGTGAGGCGATGACGGCGGTACGGGAGGCCGGCGGCCGGGCGATCGTCGTCACCGCCAAGTACGAGCCGAACGCCAAGCTGCATCTCAGCCATCTCGGCATCGACGCCGACGCGGTCATCGGCGACCTGTGGGCCGAGCGCAAGGCGGAGGCCCTGCGCGAGTACGACGCGGGCGTCTACGTCGGCGATCACACCGGCGACGTACGCGGCGCGCGGACCGCCGGGGCGCTGTCCGTCGCGGTGGCCACCGGCCCGTGCGACGCGGAGGAACTGCGCGCGGCCGGCGCCGACGTGGTCCTCAAGGACCTGCTGGAGTTCCCGAGTTGGCTGGCCACCCACCGATAG
- a CDS encoding 1,4-dihydroxy-6-naphthoate synthase translates to MTSPTEPSQTPQPSQPSQPSPTQPLKIAYSPCPNDTFVFDAWAHGRIPGAPALDVTFADIDITNGMAERGEFDVLKVSYAVLPYVLDEWALLPCGGALGRGCGPLVLTREAGVDLTGRTVAVPSERSTAYMLFRLWAADTVPGGVGEIVVMPFHEIMPAVRDGKVDAGLVIHEARFTYQNYGLHKLADMGEHWERTTGLPIPLGAIIARRSLGEAALGLLAESARASVRAAWDDPEASRAYVMEHAQEMDAAVADQHIGLYVNEFTADLGEDGYAAIRGLLTRAAAEGLVPALAPGALDFP, encoded by the coding sequence ATGACCTCACCCACTGAGCCCTCGCAGACGCCTCAGCCCTCGCAGCCCTCGCAGCCCTCGCCGACGCAGCCGCTGAAGATCGCGTACTCGCCCTGTCCGAACGACACCTTCGTCTTCGACGCCTGGGCGCACGGCCGGATCCCGGGGGCGCCCGCGCTCGACGTGACCTTCGCGGACATCGACATCACCAACGGCATGGCCGAGCGCGGCGAGTTCGACGTCCTGAAGGTGTCGTACGCCGTCCTGCCGTACGTCCTGGACGAATGGGCCCTGCTGCCCTGCGGGGGCGCTCTGGGGCGGGGCTGCGGGCCGCTGGTCCTCACCCGGGAGGCGGGCGTGGACCTCACCGGCCGTACCGTCGCCGTGCCGAGCGAGCGGTCGACCGCGTACATGCTGTTCCGCCTGTGGGCCGCGGACACCGTTCCCGGCGGGGTCGGCGAGATCGTGGTCATGCCGTTCCACGAGATCATGCCCGCGGTACGGGACGGGAAGGTGGACGCCGGGCTGGTCATCCACGAGGCCCGTTTCACGTACCAGAACTACGGTCTGCACAAGCTCGCGGACATGGGCGAGCACTGGGAGCGGACGACGGGGCTGCCGATCCCGCTGGGCGCGATCATCGCTCGGCGGTCGCTGGGCGAGGCCGCGCTGGGGCTGCTCGCCGAGTCCGCGCGGGCGTCCGTGCGGGCCGCCTGGGACGATCCCGAGGCCTCGCGGGCGTATGTGATGGAGCATGCGCAGGAGATGGACGCGGCGGTCGCCGATCAGCACATCGGGCTGTACGTCAACGAGTTCACGGCGGATCTCGGGGAGGACGGGTACGCGGCGATCCGTGGCCTTCTCACGCGGGCGGCGGCGGAAGGGCTTGTGCCGGCGCTTGCGCCGGGGGCGCTGGACTTTCCCTAG
- a CDS encoding futalosine hydrolase, producing the protein MRVLVTTAVPAERDAVAAAFTAPASASLVLDPLAGGVGPAAAAASTAAALTAAALTGEPYDLVVSAGIGGGFLPDAPVGSLVLADEITVADLGAETADGFAPVTELGFGTVTHRPPNSLVREIAAVTGARQGAVLTVSTVTGSAARAVELRRRHPRALAEAMEGFGVAEAAAAHGVPVLEIRAVSNPVGPRDRAAWRIGEALAALTGAFGKLAPILESWNPHDLTH; encoded by the coding sequence ATGCGTGTCCTCGTGACCACCGCGGTCCCCGCCGAACGGGACGCGGTGGCCGCGGCGTTCACGGCGCCGGCGTCCGCGTCGTTGGTGCTCGATCCGCTCGCCGGTGGCGTGGGACCGGCCGCGGCCGCCGCGTCGACCGCCGCCGCGCTCACCGCGGCCGCGCTGACCGGTGAGCCGTACGACCTGGTCGTCTCCGCCGGTATCGGCGGCGGGTTCCTGCCCGACGCGCCCGTCGGCTCGCTCGTCCTCGCCGACGAGATCACGGTCGCGGACCTCGGCGCCGAGACCGCTGACGGGTTCGCCCCGGTCACCGAACTGGGGTTCGGAACCGTCACGCACCGGCCGCCGAATTCACTCGTACGAGAGATCGCGGCCGTCACAGGAGCACGTCAGGGGGCTGTCCTGACCGTCAGCACGGTGACCGGCAGCGCCGCGCGCGCGGTGGAACTGCGCCGACGCCACCCGCGCGCGCTCGCCGAGGCCATGGAGGGCTTCGGGGTGGCGGAGGCGGCCGCGGCGCACGGCGTCCCCGTCCTGGAGATCCGTGCCGTGTCCAATCCCGTGGGCCCCCGGGACCGCGCCGCCTGGCGGATCGGCGAGGCCCTCGCGGCACTCACCGGGGCCTTCGGGAAGCTTGCGCCCATACTGGAGAGTTGGAACCCACATGACCTCACCCACTGA
- a CDS encoding DUF3027 domain-containing protein — protein sequence MSATTRSRTPDRLCAEAVDLARAAAEEAAAPGVVGEHAGLVSEGDRVVTHFFECKEMGYRGWRWAVTVARASRAKVVTLDETVLLPGTDALLAPEWVPWSERLRPGDMGPGDLLPTDAEDLRLEPGYSGEDEPAPNAPISEEMAQLAEAEDAEITARTPAALPLVPSRGSIASVAEELGMRRARVLSRYGLHVAADRWEESYGAKTAMAQAAPATCVSCGFLNPVGGSLGQAFGLCANEFSPADGRVVSLSYGCGGHSEAAVMPTPARPAPPVIDETRVDPFPLRPSPDSGSVPVGPDGSASEYGHS from the coding sequence GTGAGCGCGACAACGCGAAGCCGGACCCCGGACCGTCTGTGTGCCGAGGCCGTGGACCTCGCCCGGGCAGCCGCCGAGGAGGCCGCCGCTCCCGGCGTGGTGGGGGAGCACGCGGGACTGGTCAGCGAAGGGGACCGCGTCGTCACGCACTTCTTCGAGTGCAAGGAGATGGGCTACCGCGGGTGGCGCTGGGCCGTGACGGTGGCCCGGGCCTCCCGGGCGAAGGTCGTCACCCTCGACGAGACCGTGCTGCTGCCCGGCACCGACGCCCTGCTGGCACCCGAGTGGGTGCCGTGGAGCGAGCGGCTCCGGCCGGGGGACATGGGGCCCGGGGACCTGCTGCCCACGGACGCGGAGGATCTGCGTCTGGAACCCGGCTACTCCGGCGAGGACGAGCCCGCTCCGAACGCGCCGATCTCCGAGGAGATGGCCCAGCTGGCCGAGGCGGAGGACGCCGAGATCACGGCGCGGACGCCGGCCGCGCTGCCGCTCGTGCCGTCCCGCGGGTCGATCGCGTCCGTGGCCGAGGAGCTGGGGATGCGGCGGGCGCGTGTGCTGTCCCGGTACGGGCTGCATGTCGCGGCGGACCGGTGGGAGGAGTCGTACGGGGCGAAGACCGCGATGGCGCAGGCCGCGCCGGCGACGTGCGTCAGCTGTGGGTTCCTGAATCCCGTGGGCGGGTCGCTCGGTCAGGCGTTCGGTCTGTGCGCGAACGAGTTCTCGCCCGCGGACGGGCGTGTCGTGTCGCTCTCGTACGGGTGTGGTGGGCATTCGGAGGCGGCGGTCATGCCTACGCCTGCGCGGCCCGCGCCGCCGGTGATCGACGAGACGCGGGTGGATCCGTTTCCGCTGCGGCCTTCGCCGGATTCGGGGTCGGTGCCGGTGGGGCCGGACGGGTCGGCGTCGGAATACGGCCACAGCTAG
- a CDS encoding HAD-IC family P-type ATPase — MTHIDAGAELDPVHPVPLPASASASGTAKGLTAAEVAERVARGEVNDVPVRSSRSTADIVRANVFTRFNAIIGVLWLIMLFVAPFQDSLFGYVILANTGIGIIQELRAKKTLDSLAVIGESRPTVRRDGTATSIGTSEIVLGDLIEIGPGDKIVVDGECAEADGLEIDESLLTGEADPVVKHPGDQVMSGSFVVAGGGAFSATKVGREAYAAQLAEEASRFTLVHSELRTGISTILKYVTWMLIPAAVGLAITQLVSKDNDFKDSIARAVGGIVPMVPEGLVLLTSVAFAIGVVRLGRKQCLVQELPAIEGLARVDTVCLDKTGTLTEGGMDVTELRPLGADGHGEGEGDEAYVREVLGAFGASDPRPNASLQAIIDAYPDSADWRHEGALPFSSARKYSGASFDEGGDGDGDEGRVSTWLLGAPDVLLADDDPVLAETEQLNEQGLRVLLLARAVRELDDPRVKEGARPTALVVLEQRLRPDAADTLRYFDEQNVRAKVISGDNAVSVGAVAAKLGLPGASATVDARRLPAEREEMAEALDQGSVFGRVTPQQKRDMVGALQSRGHTVAMTGDGVNDVLALKDADIGVAMGSGSEATKAVAQIVLLNNSFATLPSVVAEGRRVIGNITRVATLFLVKTVYSVLLAVLVVCCQVEYPFLPRHLTLLSTLTIGVPAFFLALAPNKERAKPHFVRRVMRYSIPGGVVAGLATFTTYLLARHHYSGEGALDAETSAATLTLFLVSMWVLAIVARPYTWWRIGLVAAMGLGFLLVLVVPWLQSFFALKLVGATMPWTAVGVAVVGAGVLELVWRWVDRRFPV, encoded by the coding sequence ATGACGCACATCGACGCGGGCGCCGAACTCGACCCCGTGCACCCCGTCCCGCTGCCCGCCAGTGCCAGCGCCAGCGGAACCGCGAAGGGACTGACCGCCGCCGAGGTCGCCGAGCGCGTCGCCCGGGGCGAGGTCAACGACGTCCCCGTGCGCAGCAGCCGCTCCACCGCGGACATCGTCCGGGCCAACGTCTTCACCCGGTTCAACGCCATCATCGGCGTGCTCTGGCTGATCATGCTGTTCGTCGCCCCGTTCCAGGACAGCCTGTTCGGGTACGTGATCCTCGCGAACACCGGCATCGGCATCATCCAGGAACTGCGCGCGAAGAAGACCCTGGACTCCCTCGCGGTGATCGGCGAGTCCCGCCCCACCGTCCGCAGGGACGGCACCGCCACCTCCATCGGCACCTCCGAGATCGTGCTGGGCGACCTCATCGAGATCGGCCCGGGCGACAAGATCGTCGTGGACGGGGAGTGCGCCGAGGCCGACGGCCTGGAGATCGACGAGTCCCTGCTCACCGGCGAGGCCGACCCCGTGGTCAAGCACCCGGGCGACCAGGTCATGTCGGGCAGCTTCGTGGTCGCGGGCGGCGGCGCGTTCAGCGCGACGAAGGTGGGCCGCGAGGCGTACGCGGCGCAACTCGCCGAGGAGGCGAGCCGATTCACCCTCGTCCACTCCGAACTGCGTACCGGCATCTCCACGATCCTCAAGTACGTGACCTGGATGCTGATCCCGGCCGCCGTGGGCCTCGCCATCACGCAACTCGTCAGCAAGGACAACGACTTCAAGGACTCCATCGCCCGCGCCGTCGGCGGCATCGTGCCCATGGTCCCCGAGGGCCTGGTCCTGCTCACCTCGGTCGCCTTCGCCATAGGGGTCGTCCGGCTCGGCCGCAAACAGTGCCTCGTACAGGAACTCCCCGCCATCGAGGGCCTCGCCCGCGTCGACACGGTCTGCCTCGACAAGACGGGCACGCTCACCGAGGGCGGCATGGACGTCACCGAGCTGCGCCCGCTCGGCGCCGACGGGCACGGGGAGGGGGAGGGCGACGAGGCGTACGTGCGCGAAGTACTCGGCGCCTTCGGCGCGTCCGACCCCCGCCCGAACGCCTCCCTCCAGGCCATCATCGACGCCTACCCGGACAGCGCGGACTGGCGCCACGAGGGCGCGCTGCCCTTTTCCTCCGCGCGCAAGTACAGCGGGGCGTCCTTCGACGAGGGCGGGGACGGGGACGGTGACGAGGGCCGGGTGAGCACCTGGCTGCTGGGCGCGCCCGACGTGCTGCTCGCCGACGACGACCCCGTGCTCGCCGAGACCGAACAGCTCAACGAGCAGGGGCTACGGGTCCTGCTGCTGGCCCGTGCCGTCCGGGAACTCGACGACCCGCGGGTCAAGGAGGGCGCACGCCCGACCGCGCTCGTCGTCCTGGAGCAGCGGCTGCGGCCCGACGCGGCGGACACCCTGCGGTACTTCGACGAGCAGAACGTACGCGCCAAGGTGATCTCCGGCGACAACGCCGTGTCCGTCGGCGCGGTCGCCGCCAAGCTCGGTCTGCCCGGTGCCTCCGCCACGGTCGACGCGCGCCGGCTGCCCGCCGAGCGGGAGGAGATGGCCGAGGCGCTGGACCAGGGGTCGGTGTTCGGGCGGGTCACCCCGCAGCAGAAGCGGGACATGGTGGGCGCGCTCCAGTCGCGCGGGCACACGGTGGCGATGACCGGTGACGGCGTGAACGACGTACTCGCCCTCAAGGACGCCGACATCGGTGTCGCGATGGGCTCGGGGTCCGAGGCCACGAAGGCGGTCGCCCAGATCGTCCTGCTCAACAACAGCTTCGCGACGCTGCCCTCGGTGGTCGCGGAGGGGCGCCGGGTGATCGGGAACATCACCCGTGTCGCCACGCTGTTCCTGGTCAAGACGGTGTACTCGGTGCTGCTCGCGGTGCTGGTGGTGTGCTGCCAGGTGGAGTACCCGTTCCTGCCGCGGCATCTGACGCTGCTGTCGACGCTGACGATCGGGGTGCCGGCGTTTTTCCTGGCGCTCGCGCCCAACAAGGAACGGGCCAAGCCGCACTTCGTCCGCCGGGTGATGCGGTACTCGATCCCGGGCGGCGTGGTGGCGGGGCTGGCGACGTTCACGACGTATCTGCTCGCCCGGCACCACTACTCCGGGGAGGGGGCGTTGGACGCGGAGACCAGCGCGGCGACGCTGACGCTGTTCCTGGTGTCGATGTGGGTGCTGGCGATCGTGGCGCGGCCGTACACGTGGTGGCGGATCGGCCTGGTGGCCGCGATGGGGCTGGGCTTCCTGCTGGTGCTGGTGGTGCCGTGGCTGCAGTCGTTCTTCGCGCTGAAGCTGGTGGGGGCCACTATGCCGTGGACCGCGGTGGGGGTGGCGGTGGTGGGCGCGGGGGTGCTCGAACTGGTGTGGAGGTGGGTGGACCGCCGCTTTCCCGTCTAG
- a CDS encoding DUF2530 domain-containing protein, whose product MAKWTPTHEAPEPLEGPVVATVTGGAILWFVLFLVQLPFYGWLDDHGHLWWLWTCLAGAGLGLIGIWYVRGREAAIRRASAP is encoded by the coding sequence ATGGCGAAGTGGACACCGACACACGAGGCACCGGAACCGCTGGAGGGGCCTGTGGTGGCCACCGTCACGGGCGGTGCGATCCTCTGGTTCGTCCTCTTCCTTGTCCAGCTGCCGTTCTACGGCTGGCTCGACGACCACGGGCACCTGTGGTGGCTGTGGACGTGCCTCGCGGGGGCGGGGCTGGGGTTGATCGGGATCTGGTACGTACGGGGCCGCGAGGCGGCGATCCGCCGAGCCTCCGCACCGTAG
- a CDS encoding MFS transporter encodes MAAARSPQGATGIGEAGAGRKSGSGPVRGAVRSVGHALHLPFSGTARGIRKATHAHGAGESGLGKLIELHGVNGAGDMLITVALASTVFFSVPTDEARGRVALYLAITMAPFTLLAPVIGPLLDRLPHGRRAAMAGAFMARAFMALLLSGAVVTGSIELYPAALGVLVASKAYGVVRSAVVPRLLPPAFSLVKANSRVTLGGLLATGVAAPIGAGLQALGPRYPLYGAFLIFVAGTFLSFSLPHKVDSAKGEDKALLAADEQHLHGPHLKQPKRPGLRTVGTAVTHALAANAALRGLSGFLIFFLAFLLREHPLAGASAAVSLTVVGVSAGVGNALGTAVGAALRSRAPELIIVTVVAVVLGVAITAAVFFGVLLVAVLAAFAGFAQALSKLSLDALIQRDVPELVRTSAFARSETILQMAWVVGGAIGIALPLNGTLGMAVASGIIALGWLTTVRGLLSTARHGGRHHAHLA; translated from the coding sequence GTGGCAGCCGCGAGGTCGCCCCAAGGCGCCACCGGAATCGGTGAGGCCGGGGCAGGACGTAAGAGCGGGTCGGGTCCGGTGCGCGGGGCCGTCCGTTCGGTCGGCCATGCCCTGCACCTGCCGTTCAGCGGTACGGCGAGAGGCATCAGAAAAGCGACCCACGCGCACGGCGCGGGCGAGTCGGGCCTCGGCAAACTGATCGAACTGCACGGCGTGAACGGCGCCGGCGACATGCTGATCACCGTCGCGCTCGCCTCGACGGTCTTCTTCTCGGTCCCGACGGACGAGGCCCGCGGCCGTGTCGCGCTCTACCTGGCGATCACGATGGCCCCGTTCACGCTGCTCGCCCCCGTCATCGGCCCCCTCCTGGACCGCCTCCCGCACGGCCGCCGCGCCGCGATGGCGGGCGCGTTCATGGCGCGCGCGTTCATGGCCCTGCTGCTGTCGGGCGCGGTCGTCACGGGCAGCATCGAGCTGTACCCGGCGGCCCTCGGCGTCCTGGTGGCCTCGAAGGCGTACGGCGTGGTCAGAAGCGCCGTGGTGCCCCGGCTCCTGCCACCCGCGTTCTCCCTGGTCAAGGCGAACTCGCGGGTCACGCTCGGCGGTCTGCTGGCGACGGGCGTGGCGGCCCCGATCGGCGCGGGCCTGCAGGCCCTCGGCCCCCGCTATCCGCTCTACGGCGCCTTCCTGATCTTCGTCGCGGGTACGTTCCTGTCGTTCTCCCTGCCGCACAAGGTCGACTCGGCCAAGGGCGAGGACAAGGCCCTGCTCGCCGCCGACGAGCAGCATCTGCACGGTCCGCACCTCAAGCAGCCCAAGCGCCCGGGGCTGCGCACGGTCGGCACGGCGGTCACGCACGCGCTCGCCGCGAACGCCGCGCTGCGCGGCCTCTCCGGGTTCCTGATCTTCTTCCTGGCGTTCCTGCTGCGCGAGCACCCCCTCGCGGGCGCCAGCGCGGCGGTCTCGCTGACCGTCGTGGGCGTGTCGGCGGGCGTGGGCAACGCGCTGGGCACGGCGGTCGGGGCGGCCCTGAGATCCCGGGCACCGGAACTGATCATCGTCACCGTCGTCGCGGTGGTGCTCGGTGTGGCGATCACGGCGGCGGTGTTCTTCGGGGTGCTCCTGGTGGCGGTGCTCGCCGCGTTCGCCGGGTTCGCCCAGGCGCTGTCCAAGCTGTCCCTGGACGCGCTGATCCAGCGGGACGTACCGGAACTGGTGCGGACGTCGGCGTTCGCGCGCTCGGAGACGATCCTCCAGATGGCCTGGGTGGTCGGCGGGGCGATCGGTATCGCGCTGCCGCTCAACGGCACGCTCGGCATGGCGGTGGCCTCCGGGATCATCGCGCTCGGCTGGCTCACCACGGTCCGCGGACTGCTGAGCACGGCCCGGCACGGCGGCCGGCACCACGCGCACCTGGCCTGA
- a CDS encoding cold-shock protein yields MPTGKVKWFNSEKGFGFLSRDDGGDVFVHSSVLPAGVDVLKPGQRVEFGVVAGQRGDQALSVTLLDPTPSVAAAQRRKPDELASIVQDLTTLLENITPMLERGRYPDKASGAKIAGLLRAVADQLDV; encoded by the coding sequence GTGCCTACCGGCAAGGTCAAGTGGTTCAACAGCGAGAAGGGCTTCGGCTTTCTCTCCCGCGACGACGGCGGCGACGTCTTCGTTCATTCCTCGGTCCTGCCCGCCGGAGTCGATGTTCTCAAGCCGGGGCAGCGGGTGGAGTTCGGTGTGGTCGCCGGACAGCGCGGTGACCAGGCACTCTCGGTGACGCTCCTGGACCCCACGCCGTCGGTCGCGGCGGCCCAGCGCCGCAAGCCCGACGAACTGGCCTCCATCGTCCAGGATTTGACGACCCTCCTGGAAAACATCACCCCGATGCTGGAGCGCGGCCGCTACCCCGACAAGGCCTCCGGCGCGAAGATCGCCGGCCTACTGCGCGCGGTGGCGGACCAGTTGGACGTATAG